A DNA window from Candidatus Omnitrophota bacterium contains the following coding sequences:
- a CDS encoding Rrf2 family transcriptional regulator, giving the protein MLKLSTKGRYGVRLMLDLALHFGKGPISLKDISKRQEISEKYLWHLIPPLKNAGLVTATRGAHGGYILAKPASQINLQEIVSLLEGPMRLVECTQDLGACRRSNNCIVRDIWTEATDKFLDILSSFTLESIIKRHNGRFEAVVYNI; this is encoded by the coding sequence ATGCTTAAATTATCGACTAAAGGAAGATATGGAGTTCGGTTAATGCTGGATCTGGCTCTGCATTTCGGCAAAGGCCCGATCTCGTTGAAGGATATTTCCAAAAGGCAGGAGATCTCCGAGAAATACCTGTGGCATTTGATCCCCCCGCTGAAGAATGCCGGTTTGGTCACTGCTACGCGCGGCGCGCATGGAGGTTATATATTAGCGAAACCAGCTTCGCAGATCAATCTGCAGGAGATCGTTTCTCTATTAGAAGGTCCTATGCGCCTGGTTGAATGCACGCAGGATCTGGGCGCTTGTAGACGTTCAAATAACTGTATTGTTCGGGACATTTGGACTGAGGCAACGGATAAATTTTTAGATATTTTGAGTTCTTTTACTCTAGAAAGCATTATAAAAAGGCATAACGGCAGATTTGAGGCGGTAGTATATAATATATAA
- the gdhA gene encoding NADP-specific glutamate dehydrogenase: protein MSKRIEEFMAGVIAKNPGETEFHQAVREVVESVMPYVEANPRYQKAKILERIVEPEKTVIFRVPWCDDKGEFQVNRGFRIQMNSAIGPYKGGIRLHPSVNLGILKFLAFEQVFKNSLTTLPMGGAKGGSDFDPKGKSDNEVMRFCQSFMTELQKHIGPDTDVPAGDIGTGGREIGFMFGQYKRLRNEFTGVLTGKGLNWGGSLVRPEATGYGCVYFAQEMLKTKGESLKGKVCVVSGSGNVAQYTVEKLLQLGAKPVTLSDSTGYIYDPDGISEQKLRFVMELKNVKRGRIKEYADKYGCKYFEGKKPWDVKCDMAFPSATQNEINEADAKKLIKNGCLCVAEGANMPSTPEAIAVYQDSKILYAPGKASNAGGVATSGLEMSQNSQRLSWTREEVDEKLHQIMISIHESCVKYGKEGKYINYVKGANVAGFVKVADAMLDQGLV, encoded by the coding sequence ATGTCAAAGCGGATCGAAGAGTTTATGGCAGGGGTTATCGCTAAGAACCCGGGCGAGACCGAGTTTCACCAGGCAGTGCGCGAGGTCGTGGAATCAGTAATGCCTTATGTCGAGGCTAACCCGAGATACCAGAAAGCAAAAATCCTGGAAAGGATAGTTGAACCGGAAAAAACGGTGATCTTTAGGGTCCCTTGGTGCGATGATAAAGGCGAATTCCAGGTAAACCGGGGGTTTCGTATTCAGATGAACAGCGCTATCGGCCCTTATAAAGGAGGGATACGCCTTCATCCCAGCGTTAACCTTGGCATATTGAAATTCCTGGCTTTTGAACAGGTATTTAAGAACAGCCTGACTACTTTACCTATGGGCGGCGCCAAGGGCGGTTCAGATTTCGACCCTAAAGGTAAATCCGATAACGAGGTGATGCGTTTCTGCCAGAGTTTTATGACCGAACTGCAAAAGCATATCGGCCCGGATACCGATGTCCCTGCCGGAGATATCGGCACAGGCGGACGCGAGATCGGGTTTATGTTCGGCCAGTATAAAAGGTTGCGCAATGAATTTACCGGTGTGCTTACCGGCAAAGGCCTGAATTGGGGCGGCAGCCTGGTTCGTCCGGAAGCTACCGGTTACGGATGCGTTTATTTCGCCCAGGAGATGCTCAAGACCAAAGGCGAATCATTGAAGGGGAAAGTCTGCGTGGTTTCCGGTTCAGGCAATGTCGCGCAGTATACGGTTGAGAAACTTTTGCAGCTGGGGGCTAAACCGGTCACGCTTTCCGATTCCACCGGATATATCTATGACCCGGACGGGATCAGCGAGCAGAAACTGAGATTCGTGATGGAGCTTAAGAACGTAAAACGCGGCAGGATCAAGGAATATGCCGATAAATACGGCTGCAAATACTTTGAAGGCAAAAAACCCTGGGATGTTAAATGCGATATGGCGTTTCCCTCAGCGACCCAGAACGAGATCAATGAGGCTGATGCCAAGAAGCTGATAAAGAACGGATGTCTCTGCGTGGCTGAAGGCGCGAATATGCCTTCTACCCCGGAAGCGATCGCAGTATACCAGGACTCCAAGATACTTTACGCGCCTGGTAAGGCCTCGAATGCCGGCGGCGTAGCCACCTCAGGCCTGGAAATGTCCCAGAACAGCCAGAGGCTGTCCTGGACCAGGGAAGAAGTGGATGAGAAGCTGCATCAGATCATGATCAGCATCCATGAATCCTGCGTTAAATACGGAAAAGAAGGAAAATACATCAACTATGTCAAGGGCGCGAATGTGGCTGGATTCGTTAAAGTCGCTGACGCCATGCTTGATCAAGGTTTGGTGTAA
- the cysK gene encoding cysteine synthase A: MARIFADITKTVGNTPLVKLNRITEGSAAVILAKIESFNPLSSIKDRIGVAMVEDAQRKGVLRKDSVIIEPTSGNTGIALAFVAAAKGYRLILTMPETMSIERRRLLSILGAEVVLTSGAEGMTGAVEKAQELVKKTPGAVMLQQFSNSANPAIHRKTTAEEIWKDTEGKVDIIIAGVGTGGTLTGIAEALKKRKKGLKMIAVEPDNSAVLSGGTAGAHKIQGIGAGFIPQVLNRGIIDEVIRVKDEDAGITSRRLAKMEGILVGISSGAATWAALAVGKRNENKGKVIVVIYPDTGERYLSADFFNE, encoded by the coding sequence ATGGCAAGGATATTCGCAGATATCACTAAAACGGTTGGAAATACTCCTTTAGTAAAGTTAAATCGTATAACTGAAGGATCGGCGGCAGTTATTTTGGCAAAGATCGAGTCATTTAATCCTTTGTCCAGCATAAAGGACCGCATAGGGGTAGCGATGGTGGAAGACGCCCAGAGGAAAGGCGTTCTTCGCAAGGATTCCGTGATCATCGAGCCGACTAGCGGTAATACCGGGATTGCTTTGGCTTTTGTGGCAGCGGCAAAGGGATACCGGCTGATCCTAACGATGCCGGAGACTATGAGTATAGAAAGGCGGAGATTGTTGTCTATCCTAGGGGCTGAAGTAGTTTTGACCTCCGGGGCAGAAGGAATGACCGGGGCAGTAGAAAAAGCGCAGGAATTAGTGAAAAAAACTCCAGGAGCAGTTATGTTGCAGCAGTTTTCTAATTCGGCTAACCCGGCTATTCATCGCAAAACTACGGCCGAAGAAATATGGAAAGATACTGAGGGTAAAGTTGATATTATTATCGCCGGAGTCGGAACCGGAGGGACGCTAACCGGGATCGCGGAAGCCCTTAAAAAGAGGAAGAAGGGCCTTAAGATGATCGCTGTAGAGCCGGATAACTCCGCGGTATTATCAGGGGGGACTGCCGGGGCGCATAAAATACAAGGGATAGGCGCTGGGTTTATCCCGCAAGTTTTGAACAGGGGGATTATAGATGAGGTCATCCGGGTCAAGGATGAGGATGCGGGGATCACCAGCCGCAGGCTGGCAAAGATGGAAGGCATTCTTGTAGGTATTTCCAGCGGCGCGGCGACCTGGGCAGCGTTAGCGGTCGGCAAAAGAAATGAAAATAAAGGCAAGGTTATTGTGGTAATATATCCTGATACAGGTGAAAGATATTTATCTGCCGATTTTTTTAATGAATAA
- the hydE gene encoding [FeFe] hydrogenase H-cluster radical SAM maturase HydE has translation MLLTKEQAVGLLLDTDKKTVAGLFRQADATRRKYVGDQVHLRGLIEFSNYCRKDCLYCGLRKSNRKLRRYRMGLGEIFAAAQNAAGLGLRTIVLQSGEDPQYKSKELCLLIEKIKKLDAAVTLSVGELTFSQYKQLKSAGADRYLLKFETSDPQLYKKLRPGCVFSDRLRCLNQLKELGYQVGSGIMTGLPGQTIGSIADDIFIFKDLELDMIGIGPFIPHPNTPLAKSQGASLEQVLRAVALTRIVTKYTHIPATTATGTIDSRGRQKALQCGANILMPNATPLKYRKLYKIYPDKICLSDDAFKCRGCVKKMVLSLGRKIGSGPGHSLRKR, from the coding sequence ATGTTACTGACAAAAGAACAGGCAGTCGGGTTGCTTTTAGATACCGATAAAAAAACGGTCGCCGGGTTATTCAGGCAGGCGGATGCTACCCGCAGGAAATATGTCGGAGACCAAGTCCATCTGCGCGGGCTTATTGAATTCTCCAATTATTGCCGTAAGGATTGCCTGTATTGCGGCTTGCGCAAGAGCAACCGCAAGCTGCGGCGGTACCGTATGGGGCTGGGGGAAATATTCGCGGCAGCTCAAAATGCTGCCGGCCTTGGTCTGCGTACTATCGTGCTGCAATCCGGAGAAGATCCGCAGTATAAGTCAAAAGAGTTGTGTTTGCTCATTGAGAAGATCAAGAAACTGGATGCGGCGGTTACTCTTTCAGTGGGGGAATTGACTTTTAGCCAATACAAACAGCTGAAGTCCGCCGGGGCTGATCGTTATCTGCTTAAATTTGAGACATCCGATCCGCAACTGTATAAAAAACTACGGCCGGGGTGCGTATTCTCCGATAGACTGCGTTGTTTAAACCAGCTTAAAGAGCTGGGTTATCAGGTCGGTTCAGGGATAATGACCGGTCTGCCCGGCCAGACTATCGGCAGCATTGCCGACGATATTTTTATTTTTAAGGACCTGGAGCTGGATATGATCGGTATCGGGCCGTTCATACCTCATCCAAATACGCCTTTGGCCAAAAGCCAGGGGGCAAGCCTGGAACAGGTATTAAGGGCTGTTGCATTAACGCGTATTGTTACTAAATATACCCACATACCCGCGACTACGGCCACAGGAACGATCGACAGCCGGGGCCGGCAAAAGGCATTGCAGTGCGGAGCGAATATCCTTATGCCCAATGCCACGCCGCTTAAGTACCGTAAGCTCTACAAGATATATCCGGATAAGATATGTTTAAGCGATGATGCCTTTAAATGCCGGGGATGCGTGAAAAAAATGGTTTTATCGCTGGGCAGGAAGATCGGTTCCGGACCCGGCCATAGTTTGAGAAAACGATGA
- the thiM gene encoding hydroxyethylthiazole kinase yields MVTSNKIDIYGLLEKVREQKPIVHHLTNWVTIYDCANVVKVFGASPVMAHAKEEADQMAGIASALVLNIGTLTVELVEAMKIACAGANKKGIPVVLDACGAGATQLRDKSCFELLDECKIDIIKGNPSEIARIAGEDVKTKGVDSTDIRADLKQLAVKLALQRGCTVVITGKEDIITDGKRTFVVKNGDPLMADIVGTGCMAASVIGTFAAVEKDPVLAVSAGLACFEIAAECAAKKAKGPGSFKEALFDCIYNLDKKTLDTKQNIFTA; encoded by the coding sequence ATGGTGACGAGCAATAAGATCGATATTTACGGGTTGTTGGAAAAGGTGCGCGAACAAAAGCCTATAGTGCATCATTTGACCAACTGGGTGACTATTTATGACTGCGCCAATGTGGTCAAGGTCTTTGGAGCTTCTCCGGTAATGGCCCATGCCAAAGAAGAGGCTGACCAGATGGCGGGTATCGCTTCGGCGCTGGTATTGAATATCGGAACCCTGACCGTGGAATTGGTGGAGGCAATGAAGATCGCCTGCGCTGGCGCGAACAAGAAAGGCATTCCGGTTGTGCTGGATGCCTGCGGAGCGGGGGCTACGCAGCTGCGCGATAAGAGTTGTTTTGAATTGCTGGATGAATGTAAGATAGATATCATAAAAGGAAATCCCTCGGAGATCGCCAGGATCGCCGGTGAGGATGTAAAGACAAAAGGCGTGGATTCAACTGATATCCGGGCGGACCTGAAACAATTAGCCGTAAAACTCGCTTTACAGCGCGGCTGCACTGTGGTTATCACCGGCAAAGAAGATATTATTACCGACGGCAAAAGAACATTTGTCGTCAAGAACGGTGATCCGTTGATGGCGGATATTGTCGGTACGGGTTGTATGGCTGCTTCGGTTATCGGGACGTTTGCAGCGGTTGAAAAAGATCCGGTCCTGGCAGTGTCTGCAGGGCTGGCTTGTTTTGAGATCGCCGCTGAATGCGCGGCTAAAAAGGCCAAAGGCCCGGGGTCGTTCAAAGAAGCGCTTTTTGACTGTATTTATAATTTGGATAAGAAAACCCTAGATACTAAGCAGAATATTTTTACGGCCTGA